From a single Silene latifolia isolate original U9 population chromosome 6, ASM4854445v1, whole genome shotgun sequence genomic region:
- the LOC141588131 gene encoding protein FAR1-RELATED SEQUENCE 5-like → MAHPDSVKLFRAYPYVVIMDSTYKTNMYNNPVIEMVGVTPTGSSFLIACSMIPTESEECYKWLLKKSGDILECTRASPSVFVTDRELGLINALKAVYLGVDHLLCRCHVNKAINAKVVATYKSESYKKHVMTNPESGWCHVIDAPTEQEFQRWWRIFCIKWPVLATYIGSTWGEHAAKFVLCYTDECFHLGNTATFRVESAHSLLKACSHLTLDTMWSRIHDMLEGQHSKIKKELEDSMSRPRITSRTFSLLQGNVSTMAIEIMEKELLKGLGLGIGVEDQCGHVLRTTHGLPCA, encoded by the coding sequence ATGGCACATCCTGATTCCGTGAAGTTGTTCCGGGCTTATCCTTACGTGGTTATCATGGATTCGACGTATAAAACCAACATGTACAATAATCCAGTCATTGAGATGGTTGGTGTGACACCCACCGGATCTTCGTTCTTAATTGCATGTTCGATGATTCCTACCGAGTCCGAGGAGTGTTACAAGTGGCTCTTGAAGAAGTCAGGTGACATTTTAGAATGCACGAGAGCGTCCCCTTCTGTTTTTGTCACCGACCGGGAATTAGGTTTGATCAACGCTCTTAAAGCAGTATATCTCGGGGTTGATCATTTGTTGTGTCGATGTCATGTGAATAAAGCCATCAATGCTAAAGTTGTCGCTACTTATAAATCTGAGAGTTACAAGAAACATGTGATGACAAATCCAGAATCGGGTTGGTGTCATGTGATCGATGCTCCTACCGAACAAGAGTTCCAACGTTGGTGGAGGATCTTCTGTATCAAGTGGCCTGTTTTGGCCACTTATATCGGGAGCACTTGGGGTGAGCACGCGGCGAAGTTTGTATTATGTTATACAGACGAGTGCTTTCATCTTGGTAACACGGCAACTTTCCGTGTTGAGTCGGCTCATTCTCTATTGAAGGCCTGCAGTCACCTCACACTTGATACCATGTGGTCCCGTATTCACGACATGCTAGAAGGTCAACACTCCAAGATTAAAAAAGAGCTTGAAGATTCAATGAGTAGACCAAGGATAACATCCCGTACTTTTTCCTTATTGCAAGGGAACGTGTCTACTATGGCCATAGAGATAATGGAGAAAGAACTTTTGAAAGGCCTTGGTTTGGGTATCGGGGTAGAGGATCAATGTGGACACGTGCTACGAACGACTCATGGATTACCTTGTGCATGA